The Cucumis melo cultivar AY chromosome 6, USDA_Cmelo_AY_1.0, whole genome shotgun sequence genome includes a region encoding these proteins:
- the LOC103483175 gene encoding uncharacterized protein LOC103483175 isoform X1 produces MAAAEARAAFQRTVNRCFVQEDAKRAPRLACCQSSSSTSKQVDSGPANAAADGPDQPSIGFMPFSRASSYSNLLPDSKWWLQTQSSYGFQKIFTLEHMNPLEAANETSKSGTEKSCTSSDIHRPEGSNSVCGVDDFSRSSLDTDHGVSALCTKRVTRILNEDIKTLEGTDSQECTGSVDMKADFECLDKDSFNSKTVSKNQDESYFDPDSPWIQEDKAGPWWWITDKDELAYWVAQKSLDHIENCDLPPPKKTCLNFKRCPYAQKQCHEHNTNLVSTFKSTHQNCGLDFCRFGRTQRDLSESFEQGNLLHGSHKSSSYVECSGTIPDNLTKTMQTSEDNTSKAELMDALLHSQTRAREAEIAAKRAYAEKEHIVELFFRQATQLFAYKQWFQLLQLESLQIKNSNQPMSTLFPLVLPWKSYKNMVSQKRRRVTGQKRVEQDRHKSDISTYAVAFALGLSLVSAGFLLGWTVGWMLPSF; encoded by the exons ATGGCAGCAGCAGAAGCAAGGGCTGCTTTTCAGAGGACAGTTAATCGTTGCTTTGTCCAAGAAGATGCCAAAAGAGCTCCCAGATTAGCTTGCTGTCAGTCATCATCTTCAACATCCAAACAGGTTGATTCTGGACCTGCCAATGCAGCAGCAGATGGGCCAGATCAACCTTCTATTGGATTTATGCCTTTTAGCAGAGCTTCCTCATATTCGAATCTGCTTCCTGACTCAAAATGGTGGCTTCAGACGCAATCTAGTTATGGATTCCAAAAGATTTTCACCCTAGAACACATGAATCCTTTAGAGGCTGCCAATGAAACTTCAAAATCTGGTACTGAAAAATCATGTACTTCAAGTGATATTCATCGACCTGAAGGTAGCAATTCTGTTTGTGGAGTTGATGATTTTAGCAGGTCTTCTCTAGATACTGATCATGGTGTCTCTGCCCTTTGTACAAAGAGAGTGACTAGAATTTTGAATGAAGACATTAAAACCTTGGAAGGCACAGATTCTCAAGAATGTACTGGTAGTGTAGATATGAAAGCAGACTTCGAGTGTTTAGATAAGGATTCTTTCAACAGCAAAACAGTTTCCAAAAATCAAGATGAGTCTTACTTCGATCCAGATTCTCCTTGGATTCAAGAGGACAAAGCTGGGCCCTGGTGGTGGATAACAGATAAAGATGAATTGGCCTATTGGGTTGCACAGAAATCTCTCGATCATATTGAGAATTGCGATCTTCCACCTCCTAAAAAAACTTGCTTGAACTTTAAGAGATGCCCTTATGCTCAAAAACAATGCCATGAACACAATACAAATTTGGTTTCTACCTTCAAGTCAACCCACCAAAATTGTGGATTGGATTTTTGTCGTTTTGGCAGAACACAGAGAGACCTGAGTGAATCATTTGAACAAGGGAACTTGCTTCATGGATCTCATAAATCTTCGAG TTATGTTGAATGCAGCGGTACAATTCCAGACAACTTGACAAAAACAATGCAAACTTCTGAGGATAACACTAGCAAAGCTGAACTAATGGATGCACTGCTACATTCACAAACCCGCGCTAGGGAAGCTGAGATTGCCGCAAAGCGAGCTTATGCCGAGAAGGAGCATATAGTTGAGCTTTTCTTCAGACAAGCAACCCAACTCTTTGCATATAAGCAGTGGTTTCAACTGCTGCAGCTAGAAAGCCTGCAGATAAAGAACAGCAATCAGCCGATGTCCACTCTTTTTCCTTTGGTTCTTCCATGGAAGTCGTACAAGAATATGGTGTCTCAGAAGCGGCGGAGAGTCACTGGGCAGAAAAGAGTCGAGCAGGATCGGCATAAAAGTGATATTTCTACTTATGCTGTTGCTTTTGCTCTAGGATTGAGCCTGGTCAGTGCAGGTTTTCTTCTGGGATGGACTGTAGGGTGGATGCTTCCTTCTTTCTAG
- the LOC103483175 gene encoding uncharacterized protein LOC103483175 isoform X2: protein MAAAEARAAFQRTVNRCFVQEDAKRAPRLACCQSSSSTSKQVDSGPANAAADGPDQPSIGFMPFSRASSYSNLLPDSKWWLQTQSSYGFQKIFTLEHMNPLEAANETSKSGTEKSCTSSDIHRPEGSNSVCGVDDFSRSSLDTDHGVSALCTKRVTRILNEDIKTLEGTDSQECTGSVDMKADFECLDKDSFNSKTVSKNQDESYFDPDSPWIQEDKAGPWWWITDKDELAYWVAQKSLDHIENCDLPPPKKTCLNFKRCPYAQKQCHEHNTNLVSTFKSTHQNCGLDFCRFGRTQRDLSESFEQGNLLHGSHKSSSGTIPDNLTKTMQTSEDNTSKAELMDALLHSQTRAREAEIAAKRAYAEKEHIVELFFRQATQLFAYKQWFQLLQLESLQIKNSNQPMSTLFPLVLPWKSYKNMVSQKRRRVTGQKRVEQDRHKSDISTYAVAFALGLSLVSAGFLLGWTVGWMLPSF, encoded by the exons ATGGCAGCAGCAGAAGCAAGGGCTGCTTTTCAGAGGACAGTTAATCGTTGCTTTGTCCAAGAAGATGCCAAAAGAGCTCCCAGATTAGCTTGCTGTCAGTCATCATCTTCAACATCCAAACAGGTTGATTCTGGACCTGCCAATGCAGCAGCAGATGGGCCAGATCAACCTTCTATTGGATTTATGCCTTTTAGCAGAGCTTCCTCATATTCGAATCTGCTTCCTGACTCAAAATGGTGGCTTCAGACGCAATCTAGTTATGGATTCCAAAAGATTTTCACCCTAGAACACATGAATCCTTTAGAGGCTGCCAATGAAACTTCAAAATCTGGTACTGAAAAATCATGTACTTCAAGTGATATTCATCGACCTGAAGGTAGCAATTCTGTTTGTGGAGTTGATGATTTTAGCAGGTCTTCTCTAGATACTGATCATGGTGTCTCTGCCCTTTGTACAAAGAGAGTGACTAGAATTTTGAATGAAGACATTAAAACCTTGGAAGGCACAGATTCTCAAGAATGTACTGGTAGTGTAGATATGAAAGCAGACTTCGAGTGTTTAGATAAGGATTCTTTCAACAGCAAAACAGTTTCCAAAAATCAAGATGAGTCTTACTTCGATCCAGATTCTCCTTGGATTCAAGAGGACAAAGCTGGGCCCTGGTGGTGGATAACAGATAAAGATGAATTGGCCTATTGGGTTGCACAGAAATCTCTCGATCATATTGAGAATTGCGATCTTCCACCTCCTAAAAAAACTTGCTTGAACTTTAAGAGATGCCCTTATGCTCAAAAACAATGCCATGAACACAATACAAATTTGGTTTCTACCTTCAAGTCAACCCACCAAAATTGTGGATTGGATTTTTGTCGTTTTGGCAGAACACAGAGAGACCTGAGTGAATCATTTGAACAAGGGAACTTGCTTCATGGATCTCATAAATCTTCGAG CGGTACAATTCCAGACAACTTGACAAAAACAATGCAAACTTCTGAGGATAACACTAGCAAAGCTGAACTAATGGATGCACTGCTACATTCACAAACCCGCGCTAGGGAAGCTGAGATTGCCGCAAAGCGAGCTTATGCCGAGAAGGAGCATATAGTTGAGCTTTTCTTCAGACAAGCAACCCAACTCTTTGCATATAAGCAGTGGTTTCAACTGCTGCAGCTAGAAAGCCTGCAGATAAAGAACAGCAATCAGCCGATGTCCACTCTTTTTCCTTTGGTTCTTCCATGGAAGTCGTACAAGAATATGGTGTCTCAGAAGCGGCGGAGAGTCACTGGGCAGAAAAGAGTCGAGCAGGATCGGCATAAAAGTGATATTTCTACTTATGCTGTTGCTTTTGCTCTAGGATTGAGCCTGGTCAGTGCAGGTTTTCTTCTGGGATGGACTGTAGGGTGGATGCTTCCTTCTTTCTAG
- the LOC103483176 gene encoding uncharacterized protein At4g00950-like isoform X1: MILSQLASQVQVSTQQRERNRREKMESEAKLRRNYEVPKLPLLAITAMESPDRSGMLTPPIFSSVSVPFRWEEEPGKPRFCFNSLNIPTQTQTQTNSLELPPRLLLMDPKIPKLSPRIPSQKGFFQFHKHCCSSFRFHKTQLGAMVLRKRGMLIEKEWFCWWRKLNFRRKGEVGSDYAAVFPSSLDKERSSSRMKVAVTQKGGSFSSCFVQAKTEFWGNIGEGFKQINIPWKSKKA, from the exons AGAAAATGGAAAGTGAAGCAAAGCTAAGGCGGAATTATGAAGTACCAAAGCTTCCATTACTTGCAATTACAGCAATGGAGTCTCCAGATCGTTCTGGAATGCTAACCCCACCAATCTTTTCCTCAGTTTCAGTCCCATTTCGATGGGAAGAAGAACCTGGCAAGCCCAGGTTCTGTTTCAATTCTCTTAACATACCCACTCAAACTCAAACTCAAACAAACTCCCTTGAACTTCCACCAAGATTGTTACTAATGGATCCCAAAATCCCAAAACTCTCTCCTCGCATCCCCTCTCAAAAAGGGTTTTTCCAGTTTCATAAGCACTGTTGTAGCTCATTCAGATTTCACAAAACTCAGCTTGGAGCTATGGTTTTGAGAAAGAGAGGAATGTTAATTGAGAAGGAATGGTTCTGTTGGTGGAGAAAATTGAATTTTAGGAGAAAAGGGGAAGTTGGGTCTGACTATGCTGCTGTATTTCCTTCTTCTTTGGATAAGGAGAGAAGCAGTTCAAGGATGAAAGTTGCTGTGACCCAGAAAGGTGGGAGCTTTTCTTCTTGTTTTGTCCAAGCCAAGACTGAGTTTTGG GGAAACATAGGGGAAGGGTTTAAACAGATTAACATTCCATGGAAGAGCAAAAAAGCATAA